Proteins encoded within one genomic window of Anser cygnoides isolate HZ-2024a breed goose chromosome 35, Taihu_goose_T2T_genome, whole genome shotgun sequence:
- the LOC136788313 gene encoding butyrophilin subfamily 1 member A1-like produces the protein MAKKPTQLRVEGPDHPLTATVGQDVVLPCHLSPRKDARTLEVRWIRDDISETEHHYRDGEDLYGEQMEAYAGRTELARDGLSAESLDLRISGLRPSDDGQYVCTVKDADDYGEAIVDLDVTAQFKPQLQALPPATGTDPHLSLGGYEAGGVRVLCRSAGWYPLPQLLWRDARGQHLPSVSQTHSQDQEGLFEIEGAVIVTGSMEGPLSCVVRSSRLQQERESSLHIAGTNSTARVRCSWPLHLKNLKGWHNKLRSWVSVPVLGPQGHKKATCRGVLLLPLLGMFRSQEVPHLLPRGAAPGPELGKACPGLSSAPDGLAPSVPAVKVTLDPHTAHPLLVLSEDHRSVRWESTWQQVPSTPERFDIRCCVLGHEKFKEGRHWWEVEVEGELQMYSWWAVEVARASVKRKGEINMSPEEGIWAVQYNEGQLMSLTSPPTPLSLSPVPTRIWVCLDCTQQQVSFINADNGVEIFTFTAASFNGESIRPWFWLETQRIQLCLRGSIPQTLSPALGGSCPSPPTPVSPLLGPAGAAQE, from the exons cccagctcagagtGGAGGGACCAGACCACCCTCTCACTGCCACCGTGGGGCAGGAtgtcgtgctgccctgccacttGTCCCCTCGCAAGGATGCTCGCACCTTGGAGGTGAGGTGGATCCGGGATGATATCTCTGAGACAGAGCACCACTACCGCGATGGAGAGGACCTGTACGGGGAGCAGATGGAGGCATATGCTGGGAGGACAGAGTTGGCCAGAGATGGTCTCTCTGCTGAAAGCCTGGACTTGCGAATCTCCGGGTTGAGACCCTCTGATGATGGGCAGTACGTCTGCACTGTGAAAGACGCTGATGATTACGGAGAAGCTATAGTGGATCTGGACGTGACAG CCCAGTtcaagccccagctgcaggctcttcCCCCAGCCACAGGCACTGACCCCCACCTCTCCCTCGGGGGCTACGAGGCTGGAGGCGTCCGGGTGCTGTGTCGATCAGCCGGCTGGTACCCGCTGCCGCAGCTGCTGTGGAGGGATGCTCGCGGGCAGCATCTGCCCTCTGTCTCCCAGACACATTCCCAGGACCAGGAGGGGCTCTTTGAAATCGAAGGCGCCGTCATCGTGACCGGGAGCATGGAGGGGCCCTTGTCCTGTGTGGTCAGGAGCAGCCGCCTCCAGCAGGAGCGGGAATCGTCCCTGCACATTGCAGGTACAAATAGCACAGCCAGGGTGAGGTGTTCCTGGCCCCTGCACTT gaaaaatctGAAAGGCTGG caCAACAAGCTACGGAGCTGGGTGAGTGTCCCTGTGCTTGGGCCCCAAGGCCACAAAAAGGCAACATGCAGGGGAG TGCTTCTCCTGCCCTTGCTGGGCATGTTCAGGAGCCAAGAGgtgccccatctcctgccccgtggggcagctcctggccccgagCTGGGGAAagcctgcccagggctgagctctgcccctgATGGCCTGgctccttctgtccctgcagtgaAGGTGACCCTGGATCCGCACACGGCTCATCCACTGCTTGTCCTGTCAGAGGACCACAGGAGTGTGAGATGGGAAAGTACATGGCAGCAGGTGCCCAGCACACCCGAGAGATTTGATATTCGGTGCTGCGTGCTGGGCCATGAGAAGTTTAAAGAGGGGAGGCACTGGTgggaggtggaggtggagggggaGCTTCAAATGTATTCTTGGTGGGCTGTGGAGGTGGCCAGGGCATCTgtgaagaggaagggggagatcAACATGAGCCCTGAAGAAGGAATCTGGGCTGTGCAGTACAATGAGGGGCAGCTCATGTCTCTCAcatctcctcccacccccttgtccctgtcccctgtccccacgaGGATCTGGGTCTGTCTGGACTGTACCCAGCAGCAGGTGTCTTTTATCAATGCTGACAATGGGGTCGAGATCTTCACTTTCACAGCAGCCTCCTTCAATGGGGAGAGCATCCGCCCCTGGTTCTGGCTGGAGACACAGAGAATTCAGCTGTGCCTGAGGGGCAGCATCCCCCagaccctgtccccagccctggggggctcctgcccttctccaccCACTCCTGTATCACCTCTCCTtggtcctgcaggagcagcacaggaatGA